The Mycobacteriales bacterium genome window below encodes:
- a CDS encoding transcriptional regulator encodes MGDVFKALADPTRRAILDELTDRNDQTLFELCSRLATKHHVASSRQA; translated from the coding sequence ATGGGGGACGTCTTCAAGGCCTTGGCGGATCCCACCCGGCGGGCGATCCTCGACGAGCTGACGGACCGGAACGACCAGACCCTCTTCGAGCTGTGTTCGAGGCTGGCCACCAAGCACCACGTCGCCTCCTCGCGGCAGGCGG